In Flavobacterium praedii, the DNA window ATGGAGTAAAAGAGCAAGATCTGGCCCGTGAAATTAATCAATTTCGTGGTATGCAAAAAAGTCAGTATTTGGAGTTAAAAAAACGAAAAGATGCTCTTTTTAAAAATATTAATGAAAGACAAAGTACTAAGTCTATAAGCAATCGATCAGTTCAAGAAACTGATATACCAGCTTCAGAAAAAGCAATATTGCAACAATTTTACAATATGAGTTCATATAATGATAATTGGACTGGATGGGATTTTTCAAAACCAGTAACTTCTTGGGATGAGGCTACACAAACAGGTTGGAAAGGTGTTACTGTAAGTAATGGAAATATAGTGTTTTTAGTTTTGGGACCTGATAGTAATTTACAAGGGAATTTGCCAGATGAAATAAATCAACTATCGAAGCTTGAAGGACTTATGGTTGTGGCTTATAGGAATAGTTCTTATGGATCAATACCATCCAGTATTGGTGATTTAACTAACCTTAAGTACTTGCAATTACAAGGTTTTGGTTTGACTGGTGCGATACCTATTAGTATTGGTAAGCTAACTAATCTAGAAGAATTGATTCTGGCAGGAAATTTTTTAAATGAACCAATTCCTTCTGAAATTGGTAAATTGACAAAACTTACAAATTTGAACCTAAACTGGAATCCATTAACAGGTACTATTCCTAATGAAATTGGTTTTTTAACTAAACTTACATATCTAGGTTTAGGAAGTACACAATTAACGGGTTCAATTCCATCGAGTATTGGGAATTTATCTGAACTTATTAACATGGAAATTTGTTATAATGATTTATTATCTGGGACAATTCCTGCCGAAATTGGTAATTTAAAAAAACTAAAACTTCTTTATTTAAAAAATAATGATTTACATGGTGTTATTCCTGTCGAAATTGGTAATATGACAGATTTAGAAAATGTTCATTTGGAGTCAAATCAATTAGATAGTGTTGTCCCTAGTAGTTTGAAAAATTTATCAAATTTACAAGTTTTTTTTATTTCAGGTAATAAATTTCGATTTGCTGATTTGGATGATTTTTATGTTGATTTAATAAATAGTAATGTAGCATTTGATTACGCCTATCAAGACAAAACAGATAAGGAAGAAACAGTTGCAGGTAGTATAGGTAAGCCTTTTACTTTATCAATGTATACTGACGGTAGATTCACTCCTGAAGATACTTATCAATGGTATAATGGCTATTCACCAAATGGAGAATTAATAGAAGGAGCAGTTAACAGAGAATATGTAATTTCAAATTTGAGCGAAGAAGATTTAGGAGTTTATTATTGTATTTCTAAGAACACCAAAATGACCAAAGATGGGGAGTTTGGCAAAAATCTTACTTTAGAAAGAAACCAAATTACAATAGAAGTCCTTAACTGCACCCCAAAAACAGGAATATTAAAGTTACCTACTGAGCAAGTTGCTGTTGGTCAAACCGCAAAGTTTTCCTTTGAGCAAACAGCTGGAACCTCGGTCAATGGCGAAGTAGTAAACTATAAATGGACAATTACAGATATTGCAGGTCAAACAGTGAATAGTACCACTACTACTGTTGGAACGCATTCGTTTGTTTTTACTACAGAAGGGAAATACAATGTAAATTTGGTAGTTACTGGCGCTGATGGTTGCGAAGCTACATTCGCTCAGGAAATGACTATAGTACCAGAAAAAAAATGTCTAAATGAAAATATCTCCTTTTCATTTGAGACTACAGCTCCCAACTTAAGTTATGTTTGGACCAGTACCAATGCTACAGGAGAAGTTGTAAATTCTTCAATGGCCAGTGCATCGAGTCTTTATAATGTATCGTTTTCAGTTCCAGGGGACTATTCCATTACAATGGTAGCTACAGATATGGTAACACAATGTTTTGAAACGTTTACTAAAAAAGTGACAATAGAATCTTGTGCCCCTACCAATTGTATGGTTCATTTCAATTTCAATTTTAAAATTCCAGATATGGCTTTTGGAGGTAAATATTTAAATTTAGGTTCCAGAATGAATATTGCCAATGGAGTTGTGGATTTCCTTAAAGACAATAGGAATAGTAAATTGTTTGCGACCACATTTGACATGACCAATAAAGGGGTAAATGCAGTCGTAGTCAATAAAGAAATTACGGTAAGTCCAGGAGATGTGTACAAAGTTGGAACGGCGAATGAGATTTCTAATAGTACGCCAACGGTAATACGAATTCAAGACAACAGTTATAGTAATACTTTTTCGACTTTGATTAATAGTGGTATTTTGAAGAACACTTCATTAAAAAAAGACGATCTTGATGTTTCGTTCTTCATTATTTCTGAAGATAACAATACTTCTACCCTCGATGGAGCCAAAAATGCTTACCAAGATTTATTGGCTTCTGGTAAAGCAAAAAAAATATTTTTTGTTTTGGTGGAAGAAGGGAAGTTTACTTATGTAAAAGCTAAAAGAAAAATAATTATTACACCAGTCCAATTTTTAACTGAAATTATGGGTTCAACACCTGTTAATTATTCAGTGTCAAATTCGATTTTAAATTCTGATTTTGTTCAATTTTCGACAGCGGATATTGCCAAGGTTGGTTTTAAAAAAGTGTTTAGCGATTTTTTACAAAAAGGATATGATGAAGTTACTTCTTTGTGTTCAAATGTCGAATCGTGTACTAAGAAAAATGTGAATACACCCGTACTTAAAGGTTTGTTTTTAACCTTAGCAAATAAGTTAAAAGATATTCCTGCTGGTGTGGATGCTAATATTTATGCAAGCAAAGAATTGGCTGCCTTATCACCATATACGGTTGAAGCAAAACCAATAATTTATAATTTCATT includes these proteins:
- a CDS encoding leucine-rich repeat domain-containing protein, giving the protein MVNDIKIKKYWILTFCMVLCSLATFAQDLSDQEIGFDVARVTTSLKEHGVKEQDLAREINQFRGMQKSQYLELKKRKDALFKNINERQSTKSISNRSVQETDIPASEKAILQQFYNMSSYNDNWTGWDFSKPVTSWDEATQTGWKGVTVSNGNIVFLVLGPDSNLQGNLPDEINQLSKLEGLMVVAYRNSSYGSIPSSIGDLTNLKYLQLQGFGLTGAIPISIGKLTNLEELILAGNFLNEPIPSEIGKLTKLTNLNLNWNPLTGTIPNEIGFLTKLTYLGLGSTQLTGSIPSSIGNLSELINMEICYNDLLSGTIPAEIGNLKKLKLLYLKNNDLHGVIPVEIGNMTDLENVHLESNQLDSVVPSSLKNLSNLQVFFISGNKFRFADLDDFYVDLINSNVAFDYAYQDKTDKEETVAGSIGKPFTLSMYTDGRFTPEDTYQWYNGYSPNGELIEGAVNREYVISNLSEEDLGVYYCISKNTKMTKDGEFGKNLTLERNQITIEVLNCTPKTGILKLPTEQVAVGQTAKFSFEQTAGTSVNGEVVNYKWTITDIAGQTVNSTTTTVGTHSFVFTTEGKYNVNLVVTGADGCEATFAQEMTIVPEKKCLNENISFSFETTAPNLSYVWTSTNATGEVVNSSMASASSLYNVSFSVPGDYSITMVATDMVTQCFETFTKKVTIESCAPTNCMVHFNFNFKIPDMAFGGKYLNLGSRMNIANGVVDFLKDNRNSKLFATTFDMTNKGVNAVVVNKEITVSPGDVYKVGTANEISNSTPTVIRIQDNSYSNTFSTLINSGILKNTSLKKDDLDVSFFIISEDNNTSTLDGAKNAYQDLLASGKAKKIFFVLVEEGKFTYVKAKRKIIITPVQFLTEIMGSTPVNYSVSNSILNSDFVQFSTADIAKVGFKKVFSDFLQKGYDEVTSLCSNVESCTKKNVNTPVLKGLFLTLANKLKDIPAGVDANIYASKELAALSPYTVEAKPIIYNFINTSSTISFSFSSASSENDVQLPKPLSGNILDIDLKQYTDAATITPVKTIFSDGKVDELNSFVRNIDFCVEKLSCVSHVALVIDESGSIDLTEINKIKKQLKGFVYQQALTNEKIGSNIYISLTGMSDSDADTRTDFIEPIKVSTDPSVLNKFYTWIDDLGSRNGQTGVSAGSDYWNSGLNRAISYTLKPNAVIMITDGCQTANATLLQSTMKNFNNAKGSSPDLPHLYVVGIENGFYVDKPSTGKVLDRNEDPNYNTALQKRSLTAKVAARLTKSLQYLLGFSDTEFPVSSISDFKNGTYFGHDNFSLLASDETYISDKIADSQIVCGVSAVKDFCDDCFSFKPEPDHEYLLSAWVKEESFVQVKSYTNSVINIVFYRQKEALDVPGQIIATVVADPSGEIIDGWQRIVKKIKVPHDAITIGFVLENKSPSVPVYFDDIRIHPLNGSVKSFVYDPETFKLMSELDENNYSTFYEYDNEGGLVRVKKETAKGVKTIQETRSGNVINTDK